In Magnolia sinica isolate HGM2019 chromosome 12, MsV1, whole genome shotgun sequence, a single genomic region encodes these proteins:
- the LOC131219933 gene encoding probable LRR receptor-like serine/threonine-protein kinase At1g56130, with amino-acid sequence MALVERCKAQAASIATTDLSEAFNAIFQQWNLSASDEWNISGEPCSGIAVDSSNISNPGIKCNCSSNGGSTCHITQIKLQGLQLRGVIPEELRSLTFLTDLDLSQNFITGPLPGFISRLTSIRSLSNNFSGLLPSELRLLLSLQQLDVSSNNFFGSVQLGNLPSPQKLNISHNSYAAELPPELGNLFSLQQLDISHNNYSGWLPPRLGSLSSLQQLVISYNYFADYLPPELGKLASLQQLDISHNNFANWLPPELGNLSSLQQLDISFNNFIGSLPPQLGNLESLQQLNISYNNFNNSFPLELGKLASLRLLDISYNNFVGSLPPDLIIFHKDFTSNLHQEILETDKILIQLVFAAQSGPAHLLLY; translated from the exons ATGGCTCTT GTGGAGAGATGCAAAGCTCAAGCTGCAAGTATTGCTACAACAGACCTGTCTGAAG CTTTTAATGCCATTTTCCAACAATGGAATCTTTCTGCTTCTGATGAATGGAACATAAGTGGAGAGCCATGTAGTGGAATCGCCGTTGATTCATCAAATATCAGCAACCCTGGGATCAAATGTAATTGCTCATCCAACGGTGGATCCACCTGCCACATAACCCAAAT CAAACTGCAAGGGTTGCAGCTGAGAGGGGTAATTCCGGAAGAGCTCCGAAGCCTGACTTTCCTCACGGATCT GGATTTGTCACAAAATTTCATAACGGGTCCATTGCCAGGATTTATCAGCAGATTGACGTCCATTCGCTCCTT ATCAAATAACTTCTCCGGTTTGCTTCCGTCTGAGCTGAGGCTTTTGCTAAGTCTGCAACAACT GGATGTAAGCTCAAATAACTTCTTTGGTTCAGTCCAGTTGGGTAATCTGCCAAGTCCACAGAAACt GAACATAAGCCACAATAGCTACGCTGCAGAGCTCCCACCTGAGCTGGGGAATTTGTTTAGTTTGCAACAACT ggaTATAAGCCACAATAACTACTCTGGTTGGCTCCCACCTCGGTTGGGGAGTTTGTCAAGCCTGCAGCAATT GGTTATAAGCTACAATTACTTCGCTGATTATCTCCCACCTGAGCTAGGGAAATTGGCAAGTCTGCAACAATT gGATATAAGCCACAATAACTTTGCTAATTGGCTCCCACCAGAGTTGGGGAATTTGTCAAGTCTGCAACAACT GGATATAAGCTTCAACAATTTCATTGGTTCGCTCCCACCTCAACTGGGGAATTTAGAAAGTCTGCAACaatt GAATATAAGCTACAATAACTTCAACAATTCATTCCCACTTGAACTGGGGAAGTTGGCGAGTCTGCGACTATT GGATATAAGTTATAATAACTTTGTTGGTTCACTCCCACCCGACCTCATAATTTTTCAT AAAGACTTCACATCTAATCTTCATCAGGAGATCCTGGAGACAGACAAAATCCTTATCCAGCTGGTTTTCGCTGCCCAAAGCGGGCCAGCCCATCTGCTACTCTATTAG